From Caviibacter abscessus, one genomic window encodes:
- a CDS encoding S8 family serine peptidase codes for MNIKKISNIIFGVVALTSCSTAVKNDGYSKPTLVMYKEEDTNLSDYTKEYDSKNFEIRGPKYVYKGEQFKTQYIDSETVVYKTKVELAEKVIKEGEAEYSNYPDKSNEQYTVRIEEIKDPKDSKKTIKQKVVFENNDKNVKMILKSTDTGKEREVNLTQKIKVIDPLDVFNKQYPGVVRYTDLKKGLDNGRISLDVASADGLSRLTFKIKDTNINKYEDLDDMVGEHEVLVRIRVDGFASERDVFVKKKVYFGEKLEDYKKDYSKLLSNLDENSLRFSKDGKEVLGGFNEEITSKLLANENKDYHGKNTKDLAFVTKIIDEDPTKPTVGNHKVVRQIIENGKVVYQKYDESFVGFNGPTVLVTDNSFFDLSPEIERRTYRQTPYYSDPKFNYIDMNKNNPNEYAKEQSKLERTHGATVIGSMIDELSYGDHYWWRANTIAQIGKVGKDAGEKTKQKLDDKKLFDLLNGILESLEIKYPDKVNVKNVVNEIRAEMEKTLKPAIEGKMKPIGQQEQTLTEEQKKKKLEEYYDFVLKKGLELRNITEVDKIPYTDINFHVISMGKKDGRSVDPVKSGKYIAKALEENKNIKIVNMSYGSDQSFDEYVNLDTVSDENVQKAADYYNQNPLYRFLIQAWLKAEDDKISELIRKRYTDAFDATTLYNYFKNKETITAEDFKKLIRFKKYHLESALENAPELIAANNDVLFVRALGNTYSHANVDLTTFKSNGQKRIISDPNLKYNNNLGSIPSMLNYIRAKEAEKEGKEYKYDYTYRKNLLGVVGVSSKSSFYGSKSTDDFWGYGIGTGAIPKLKNKDLTPGMYDMYISLVKKLNEMRKDPTKYPKEEQEEVENQIKAIESFSSSTNGKADLFSLTRAGSSKLWSIAAEGEYAYVSKTATDGTKLDDDKNFNINFGSSFATPRVTAVAAKVQSLFPWMTAHQIKQTILTTAKDDFRIVEVKDGKKEIKGIYGVDENIGWGLLDKEKAYKGPARFVKALTHETGSDYFNANIKSGVSVFSNDIAGGFSVIEHMLSRGKLPQEEITKLNNSASQDDFNKKYADKLKEYLSSLSFEERELFFDAGLEKTGKGTLILAGKNNTYTGDTNVKEGTLVIRGGMKSNINIFKGAKLKLDINYEDNVITKNDPEGKYKPIDGEIQNAGSLYSYSNSDTITKKYLPYTGSKTYVSPISKLSIGALDLRFTDDFTIDIFQVKGISNKITQFKTESLIFEAKANATEMSKVRLGIFPVSEKLSLKLEYKDGYLKGTIMKGGIYEKAEDKRSGGDKLPYLSELEKKLEETRKKLDEEAEKRRKEQDEKNSKNKKSSDKPSTNTVLATINSLEKQEGEYVPTALSLSESMTTEMLEYKRSKVSDALDAILYAKKNDIKAMNGQTLVDSLSVGFDVASLNKDISDDILKVRFTNKKVNLFTQGLTDLTVHKDIKDDIVLKSHLTGGYLGVGTKMNDINFGIYGKYLNGSVYNDDIQAVKLNSIGIGTFMKLDKKNVEFDAVLSTDVIYKKVVKDVLYENRSEYSQNQYNLSFAVGLGYRFNINNIATIKPKLTLDNHLFVFDKYKEQDSFLGLQYDLQAKYKVCAKIGIESNVKFNDKLDLDLDFEYSKWITNTKFDLKVSSSEFTDIQNTVNTVKLKDNEFKFKAGLNIRPTNKLNLNINYTNKNIKSNKIGFGLNYVF; via the coding sequence ATGAATATCAAAAAGATAAGTAATATAATTTTTGGGGTAGTTGCTTTAACAAGTTGTAGTACTGCTGTCAAAAATGACGGATACAGTAAGCCTACCTTAGTAATGTATAAAGAAGAAGATACTAATCTTTCAGACTATACAAAAGAATATGATTCAAAGAATTTTGAAATTAGAGGACCTAAATATGTATATAAAGGTGAACAATTTAAAACTCAATATATAGATTCAGAAACTGTGGTTTATAAAACAAAAGTAGAATTAGCTGAAAAAGTTATTAAAGAAGGAGAAGCTGAATATTCAAACTATCCTGATAAATCAAATGAACAGTATACAGTTAGGATTGAAGAAATAAAAGATCCTAAAGATAGCAAAAAGACAATTAAACAAAAAGTTGTTTTTGAAAATAATGATAAAAATGTAAAAATGATTTTAAAAAGTACAGATACAGGAAAAGAAAGAGAAGTAAATTTAACTCAAAAAATAAAAGTAATCGATCCTTTAGATGTATTTAATAAACAATATCCAGGAGTAGTAAGATATACTGATTTAAAAAAAGGACTTGATAATGGAAGAATATCTTTAGATGTAGCATCAGCTGACGGACTTAGTAGATTAACATTTAAAATTAAAGATACAAATATAAATAAATATGAAGATTTAGATGATATGGTAGGAGAACATGAAGTTCTTGTAAGAATAAGAGTTGATGGTTTTGCTTCTGAAAGAGATGTATTTGTTAAGAAAAAAGTATATTTTGGTGAAAAATTAGAAGACTATAAAAAAGACTATTCAAAATTACTTTCAAATCTTGATGAAAATTCATTAAGATTTAGTAAAGACGGGAAAGAAGTTTTAGGTGGATTTAATGAAGAGATAACATCAAAATTATTAGCAAATGAAAATAAAGATTATCATGGTAAAAATACAAAAGATTTAGCATTTGTTACAAAAATAATTGATGAAGATCCTACTAAACCTACAGTTGGTAATCATAAAGTTGTAAGACAAATAATAGAAAATGGAAAAGTTGTTTATCAAAAATATGATGAAAGTTTTGTAGGATTTAATGGACCTACTGTATTAGTTACAGATAATTCATTTTTTGATTTATCACCTGAAATTGAAAGAAGAACATACAGACAAACACCATATTATTCAGACCCTAAATTTAACTATATTGATATGAATAAGAATAACCCTAATGAATATGCAAAAGAGCAATCAAAACTTGAAAGAACACATGGAGCTACAGTTATAGGTTCTATGATAGATGAGTTAAGTTATGGGGATCATTATTGGTGGAGAGCTAATACTATAGCTCAAATAGGAAAAGTTGGAAAAGATGCGGGAGAAAAAACAAAACAAAAATTAGATGATAAAAAGTTATTTGATTTACTTAACGGTATACTAGAATCACTTGAAATAAAATATCCGGATAAAGTTAATGTAAAAAACGTTGTAAATGAAATTAGAGCAGAAATGGAGAAAACGCTAAAACCTGCAATAGAAGGTAAAATGAAACCTATTGGGCAGCAAGAGCAAACATTAACTGAGGAACAAAAAAAGAAAAAATTAGAAGAATATTATGATTTTGTACTAAAAAAAGGTTTAGAACTTAGAAATATTACAGAAGTTGATAAAATACCTTATACAGACATTAATTTTCATGTTATTTCAATGGGGAAAAAAGATGGTCGTTCAGTTGATCCTGTTAAATCAGGAAAATATATTGCAAAAGCTTTAGAAGAAAATAAGAATATTAAAATAGTTAATATGTCTTATGGTTCAGATCAAAGTTTTGATGAATATGTTAATCTTGATACTGTAAGTGATGAAAATGTACAAAAGGCAGCTGATTACTATAATCAAAATCCATTATACAGATTTTTGATACAAGCTTGGCTTAAAGCTGAAGATGATAAAATATCAGAATTAATACGTAAAAGATATACAGATGCCTTTGATGCAACAACTTTATACAATTATTTTAAAAATAAAGAAACAATAACAGCAGAAGATTTTAAAAAATTAATAAGATTTAAAAAATATCATTTGGAGTCAGCATTAGAAAATGCTCCAGAACTTATTGCAGCAAATAATGATGTGCTTTTTGTAAGAGCTTTAGGGAATACATATTCACATGCTAATGTAGATTTAACAACTTTTAAATCTAATGGGCAAAAAAGAATTATATCAGATCCTAATTTAAAGTATAATAACAATTTAGGAAGTATCCCAAGTATGTTAAATTATATAAGAGCAAAAGAAGCAGAAAAAGAAGGAAAAGAATATAAATACGACTATACTTATAGAAAAAATTTACTTGGAGTAGTTGGAGTAAGTAGTAAATCATCATTTTATGGATCAAAATCAACTGATGATTTTTGGGGATATGGTATAGGAACAGGAGCAATACCTAAATTAAAAAATAAGGATTTAACACCTGGAATGTATGATATGTATATTTCTTTAGTTAAAAAGTTAAATGAAATGAGAAAAGATCCAACTAAATATCCTAAAGAAGAACAGGAAGAAGTTGAAAATCAAATAAAAGCAATTGAAAGTTTCAGTTCATCAACTAACGGTAAAGCGGATTTATTCTCACTGACAAGAGCAGGTTCATCAAAATTATGGTCTATTGCAGCTGAAGGAGAATATGCATATGTAAGTAAAACAGCAACAGATGGTACAAAATTAGATGATGATAAGAATTTTAATATAAACTTTGGGTCAAGTTTTGCAACACCAAGAGTTACAGCAGTAGCTGCAAAAGTACAAAGTCTATTTCCTTGGATGACAGCACATCAAATAAAGCAAACAATTTTAACTACAGCTAAAGATGATTTTAGAATAGTAGAAGTTAAAGATGGAAAAAAAGAAATTAAAGGTATTTATGGAGTAGATGAAAATATAGGTTGGGGTCTACTTGATAAAGAAAAAGCATACAAAGGTCCTGCAAGATTTGTTAAAGCTTTAACTCATGAAACAGGAAGCGATTACTTTAATGCAAATATAAAATCAGGTGTGTCTGTATTTTCAAATGACATAGCTGGAGGATTTAGTGTTATAGAACATATGTTATCAAGAGGGAAATTACCTCAAGAGGAAATAACAAAACTTAATAATTCAGCAAGTCAAGATGATTTTAATAAAAAATATGCTGATAAACTAAAAGAATATCTGTCAAGTCTATCTTTTGAGGAAAGAGAATTATTCTTTGATGCTGGTCTTGAAAAAACAGGAAAAGGAACATTAATATTAGCAGGAAAAAATAATACTTATACAGGAGATACAAATGTAAAAGAAGGAACTTTAGTTATAAGAGGTGGTATGAAATCTAATATAAATATATTTAAAGGTGCTAAATTAAAATTAGATATTAACTATGAAGATAATGTAATAACTAAAAATGATCCTGAAGGTAAGTATAAACCGATAGATGGAGAAATACAAAATGCAGGTTCTTTATACTCATATTCTAATTCAGACACAATTACGAAAAAATACCTTCCTTACACAGGGTCAAAAACATATGTTTCACCTATATCTAAATTAAGTATAGGAGCATTAGATTTACGTTTTACAGATGATTTTACTATTGATATATTCCAAGTAAAGGGTATAAGTAATAAAATAACACAGTTTAAAACAGAATCTTTAATATTTGAAGCAAAGGCAAATGCTACTGAAATGAGCAAAGTAAGACTAGGAATATTTCCTGTAAGTGAAAAATTATCTCTTAAATTAGAATATAAAGACGGATATTTAAAAGGGACAATAATGAAAGGTGGTATATATGAAAAAGCCGAGGATAAAAGATCAGGCGGAGATAAATTACCTTACTTATCAGAATTAGAAAAGAAACTTGAAGAAACAAGAAAAAAATTAGATGAAGAAGCAGAAAAAAGACGTAAAGAACAAGACGAAAAAAATAGTAAAAATAAAAAATCATCTGATAAACCAAGTACAAATACTGTATTAGCTACAATAAATTCTTTAGAAAAACAAGAAGGAGAATATGTACCTACTGCACTTTCATTGTCAGAATCTATGACAACAGAAATGTTAGAGTACAAGCGTTCTAAAGTAAGTGATGCACTAGATGCCATTTTATATGCAAAAAAGAATGATATTAAAGCTATGAATGGTCAAACACTTGTTGACTCTTTATCTGTAGGATTTGATGTAGCAAGCTTAAATAAAGATATATCTGATGATATTTTAAAAGTTAGATTTACAAATAAAAAAGTAAATTTATTTACACAAGGATTAACAGATTTAACAGTTCATAAAGATATTAAAGATGATATTGTATTAAAATCTCATTTAACAGGAGGATATTTAGGTGTTGGTACTAAAATGAATGATATTAATTTTGGTATTTATGGTAAATATTTAAATGGAAGTGTATATAATGATGATATTCAAGCAGTAAAATTAAACAGTATTGGAATAGGAACGTTTATGAAACTTGATAAAAAGAATGTTGAGTTTGATGCCGTGTTGTCAACTGATGTGATTTATAAAAAAGTGGTAAAAGATGTTTTATATGAAAATAGAAGTGAATATTCGCAAAATCAATATAATTTATCATTTGCAGTAGGACTTGGATATAGATTCAATATTAATAATATTGCTACAATTAAACCTAAGTTAACCCTAGATAATCATTTATTTGTATTTGATAAATATAAAGAACAAGATTCATTTTTAGGATTACAATATGATTTACAAGCAAAATATAAAGTTTGTGCAAAAATTGGAATAGAAAGTAATGTTAAATTTAATGATAAGTTAGATTTAGACTTGGATTTTGAATACAGTAAATGGATTACAAATACTAAATTTGATTTGAAAGTTAGTTCATCAGAATTTACTGATATACAAAATACCGTTAATACAGTAAAATTGAAGGATAATGAGTTCAAGTTTAAAGCAGGATTAAATATTAGACCTACAAATAAATTAAATTTAAACATTAATTATACTAATAAAAATATAAAATCAAATAAAATTGGTTTTGGTTTAAATTACGTATTTTAA
- the eno gene encoding phosphopyruvate hydratase, translating to MTNIKYQTMIEDIYAREILDSRGNPTVEVEVYLEGGAMGRASVPSGASTGVHEAVELRDEDKSRYLGKGVLKAVENVNTIIAENIIGMDALNQVEIDRAMIELDGTPNKGKLGANAILGVSLAVAKAAANQLGLPLYRYLGGVNAKELPVPMMNILNGGAHADSAVDVQEFMIQPVGAKTYKEALRMGTEVFHHLGKLLKANGDSTNVGNEGGYAPSKIAGTKGALDIISKAVTNAGYELGKDITFAMDAASSEFYDSEKGKYVFKREGGEKTSAEMVEWYKELCAEYPIVSIEDGLAEDDWDGFKLMTKELGDKIQIVGDDLFVTNTERLSQGIEKGIANSILIKLNQIGTLTETLDAIEMAKKAGYTAVISHRSGETEDDTIADVAVATNAGQIKTGSASRTDRIAKYNQLLRIEDELAGQAIYKGIKSLYNIK from the coding sequence ATGACAAATATAAAATATCAAACAATGATAGAAGATATCTATGCAAGAGAAATTTTAGATTCAAGAGGTAATCCAACAGTTGAAGTTGAAGTTTACTTAGAAGGTGGAGCTATGGGTAGAGCTTCTGTTCCTTCAGGAGCATCAACTGGTGTACACGAAGCGGTTGAATTAAGAGATGAAGATAAATCAAGATATTTAGGTAAAGGTGTATTAAAAGCAGTAGAAAATGTTAATACAATAATTGCTGAAAATATCATAGGTATGGATGCTTTAAATCAAGTAGAAATAGATAGAGCAATGATAGAACTTGATGGAACACCAAATAAAGGTAAATTAGGAGCTAATGCAATATTAGGTGTATCATTAGCAGTTGCGAAAGCAGCAGCAAATCAATTAGGATTGCCTTTATATAGATATTTAGGAGGAGTTAATGCAAAAGAATTACCTGTTCCAATGATGAATATTTTAAATGGTGGAGCACATGCTGATTCAGCAGTTGACGTTCAAGAATTTATGATTCAACCTGTTGGAGCTAAAACATATAAAGAAGCATTAAGAATGGGTACTGAAGTATTCCATCACTTAGGAAAATTATTAAAAGCAAATGGAGATTCTACAAATGTAGGTAATGAAGGTGGATATGCACCATCAAAAATTGCTGGAACAAAAGGAGCATTAGACATTATATCTAAAGCAGTTACAAATGCAGGATATGAATTAGGAAAAGATATTACATTTGCAATGGACGCAGCTTCATCAGAATTTTATGATTCAGAAAAAGGAAAATATGTGTTCAAAAGAGAAGGTGGAGAAAAAACATCTGCTGAAATGGTTGAATGGTACAAAGAATTATGTGCTGAATATCCAATAGTTTCAATAGAAGACGGTCTTGCAGAAGATGACTGGGACGGATTTAAATTAATGACTAAAGAATTAGGAGATAAGATTCAAATAGTTGGTGACGATTTATTTGTTACAAATACTGAAAGATTATCACAAGGTATTGAAAAAGGTATTGCTAATTCAATATTAATTAAATTAAATCAAATTGGAACATTAACTGAAACTTTAGATGCTATTGAAATGGCTAAAAAAGCAGGATATACAGCAGTTATATCACATAGATCTGGAGAAACTGAAGATGATACAATAGCAGACGTTGCAGTTGCAACTAATGCAGGTCAAATTAAGACAGGTTCAGCTTCAAGAACTGATAGAATTGCTAAATACAATCAATTATTAAGAATTGAAGATGAATTAGCAGGTCAAGCAATATACAAAGGAATAAAATCTTTATACAATATTAAATAA
- the ruvX gene encoding Holliday junction resolvase RuvX, with protein sequence MKKYIGIDLGDVRIGISKCDPLGILATGLVVIDRTKEDALKRILEICEDEGTYKLVIGKPLRLTGASEIQVEKVEAFANELKKLNSKIEINFVDERYTTKEAEYYLKNFSKKNGKDRRKIVDMVAATIILQSFLDKYIK encoded by the coding sequence ATGAAAAAATATATAGGCATTGATTTAGGTGATGTTAGAATAGGTATTTCAAAATGTGATCCTTTAGGTATACTGGCAACAGGATTAGTTGTTATTGATAGAACAAAAGAAGATGCTCTCAAAAGAATATTAGAAATTTGTGAAGATGAAGGGACATACAAATTGGTTATTGGAAAACCATTAAGGTTAACTGGAGCTTCTGAAATACAAGTAGAAAAAGTTGAAGCTTTCGCAAATGAATTAAAAAAACTAAATTCAAAAATTGAAATAAATTTTGTAGATGAAAGATATACAACAAAAGAAGCAGAATATTATCTTAAAAATTTTTCCAAAAAAAATGGAAAAGACAGAAGAAAAATTGTTGATATGGTTGCTGCAACAATTATATTGCAAAGTTTTCTTGATAAATACATTAAATAG
- the alaS gene encoding alanine--tRNA ligase: MTGNELRKSFIDFFKSKGHTHYESASLIPDDKTLLLTVAGMVPFKPFFLGEKKAPTKRVTTYQKCIRTNDLENVGITPRHHTFFEMLGNFSFGDYFKREAIMWSWEYITKHLKLDIDRLWVTVYTTDDEAYDIWVNEVGISKDRIVRLGDSDNWWAAGPVGSCGPCSEIYFDTQNMGKNNEEINCKPGDDGDRFLEIWNLVFTEWNRLEDGSLVPLPEKNIDTGAGIERIASVLQNKKTNFDTDIFMPIIENIRKILSLKENEEDVCTKIIADHIRASVFLICDGVLPSNEGRGYILKKLIRRAYGAGSIANKEIFDNGLCFLYKVVESVVETMKEAYPELVKKQEFIENTIKSEEEKFAKTLKVGANLLLDEINSLNNKNENKLNSDISFKLYDTFGFPFELTKLVCERNNILVDEEEFNEKLAEQINRSKSARTVISDMIKDEFIDKFYKEHGSTQFTGYTTLEDTAKILHISETENENIYQLILDKTPFYSAQGGQVSDKGYIFGDNFKANVVDMTKKSDIFIHYIELLNGQLPKVNDIVNLSVDKIFRKATMRNHTATHILHRAVKEILGNDVNQAGSLVYDKGLRFDYTYEKALDLETIRKIEKRVNEIILENLQVEVTYTTKEEADKMGAIALFEEKYKETVRVVDIVGYSAELCGGTHCPHTGNVGSFYILSEQAKASGIRRIEAVTGTGAFDHCINLSETLSNISKEFKTDVNSIEKTLTKHKENQKELEKTIEELKNDLVKYQINDLLDEATDLNGSKLLVKKLNIGTSDIKNIIDKAKDKLKSAIVLFAVTSNDKITFACGITNDLTKKYKAGDIVKYAAILTGGNGGGKPNFAQAGGKDISKLEDALQSTIKYIKEL; this comes from the coding sequence ATGACTGGTAACGAACTTAGAAAAAGCTTTATTGACTTTTTCAAATCAAAAGGACATACACACTATGAAAGTGCATCATTAATACCTGATGACAAAACACTTCTACTAACAGTAGCAGGTATGGTTCCTTTTAAGCCTTTTTTCTTAGGAGAAAAAAAAGCACCGACTAAAAGAGTTACTACATATCAAAAATGTATTAGAACAAATGATTTGGAAAATGTTGGTATAACACCTAGACATCATACTTTCTTTGAAATGTTAGGTAATTTCTCATTTGGAGATTATTTTAAAAGAGAAGCAATCATGTGGTCTTGGGAATATATTACAAAACATTTAAAATTAGATATAGATAGATTATGGGTTACTGTATATACTACTGACGATGAAGCATATGATATTTGGGTTAATGAGGTAGGAATAAGTAAAGATAGAATAGTAAGACTTGGAGATAGTGATAACTGGTGGGCTGCTGGTCCTGTTGGCTCTTGCGGTCCTTGTAGTGAAATCTATTTTGATACACAAAATATGGGTAAAAACAATGAAGAAATAAATTGTAAACCTGGAGATGATGGAGATAGATTTTTAGAAATTTGGAATCTTGTATTTACTGAATGGAATAGATTAGAAGATGGCAGTTTAGTACCGCTACCTGAAAAAAATATAGATACCGGTGCAGGAATTGAAAGAATAGCAAGTGTTTTACAAAATAAGAAAACTAACTTTGATACTGATATTTTTATGCCTATAATTGAAAATATTAGAAAAATACTTTCTCTTAAAGAAAATGAAGAAGACGTATGTACTAAAATTATAGCAGACCACATCAGAGCATCTGTATTTTTAATATGTGATGGTGTTCTCCCTTCAAATGAAGGTAGAGGGTATATATTAAAAAAATTAATAAGAAGAGCTTATGGTGCTGGAAGTATTGCAAATAAAGAAATATTTGACAATGGTCTTTGCTTTTTATACAAAGTAGTTGAAAGCGTTGTTGAAACTATGAAGGAAGCTTATCCTGAATTAGTTAAAAAACAAGAATTTATAGAAAACACTATAAAATCTGAAGAAGAAAAATTTGCAAAAACATTAAAAGTTGGTGCTAATTTACTACTTGATGAAATTAATTCATTAAATAATAAAAATGAAAATAAATTAAATAGTGATATTTCATTTAAGTTATATGATACTTTTGGGTTTCCCTTTGAACTGACTAAACTTGTTTGCGAAAGAAACAACATATTAGTTGATGAGGAAGAATTTAATGAAAAATTAGCTGAACAAATCAATAGATCTAAATCTGCAAGAACTGTAATAAGTGATATGATAAAAGATGAATTTATAGATAAATTCTATAAAGAACATGGCAGCACACAATTTACAGGTTATACAACTCTTGAGGATACAGCCAAAATATTACACATTTCAGAAACTGAAAATGAAAATATTTACCAATTAATACTTGATAAAACACCTTTTTATAGTGCACAAGGTGGGCAAGTAAGTGATAAAGGATATATTTTTGGTGATAATTTTAAAGCAAATGTAGTAGATATGACTAAGAAATCTGATATATTTATACACTATATTGAACTTTTAAATGGACAATTACCTAAAGTAAACGATATTGTTAATTTATCAGTTGATAAAATATTTAGAAAAGCAACTATGAGAAATCATACTGCTACTCATATATTACATAGAGCTGTAAAAGAAATTCTTGGAAATGATGTAAATCAAGCTGGATCACTTGTTTATGATAAAGGGTTAAGATTTGATTATACTTATGAAAAAGCTCTTGATCTTGAAACTATTAGAAAAATAGAAAAAAGAGTTAATGAAATAATACTTGAAAATTTACAAGTTGAAGTTACATATACTACAAAAGAAGAAGCAGATAAAATGGGAGCTATTGCTTTATTTGAGGAAAAATATAAAGAAACTGTAAGAGTTGTAGATATAGTTGGTTATTCTGCTGAGCTTTGCGGAGGTACACATTGTCCTCATACTGGTAATGTAGGCTCATTTTATATTTTATCAGAACAAGCAAAGGCATCAGGAATTAGAAGAATTGAAGCTGTAACAGGTACAGGTGCATTTGATCATTGTATTAATTTATCAGAAACTCTATCAAATATATCAAAAGAATTTAAAACTGATGTAAATTCTATTGAAAAAACTTTAACAAAACATAAAGAAAATCAAAAAGAATTAGAAAAAACTATAGAAGAATTAAAAAATGATTTAGTTAAATACCAAATAAACGATTTACTTGATGAAGCTACTGATTTAAATGGTTCTAAACTTTTAGTAAAAAAATTAAATATTGGTACTTCTGATATCAAAAATATCATAGACAAAGCTAAAGATAAATTAAAATCTGCTATTGTTTTATTTGCTGTAACATCTAATGACAAAATTACCTTTGCTTGTGGTATTACAAATGATTTAACTAAGAAATATAAAGCTGGAGATATTGTAAAATATGCTGCAATTTTAACTGGTGGTAATGGTGGAGGAAAACCTAACTTTGCACAAGCCGGTGGTAAAGATATTTCTAAATTAGAAGATGCTCTACAATCTACAATAAAATATATTAAGGAATTATAA